The DNA sequence GCCAAAGGGGAATGGGAGGTATATATGGAGTGATGGGAGTTTTTATGTGGGGAATTGGAGCAAGGATCCAAGGGATCAGAGTGGGGCATTTTATCCAGCAGGGTCATTGGAGGAGGGTAGCCTAGAGTGGGACCCACAGGAGGTGTTTGAGGAGTTGGGGAAGTGTGAGATATGTCCAGGGGAGAAGGTTTCAGTGTTGCCATCACAGAAGAGGCTTGCAGTGTGGAGGTCTTCAAAGGGGGGATGTGATGGTGGTAAGCCAAGGAGAATGTCCATAGATGGGAGGGTGAGTGTGGGAGTGGAGAAGCCAAGTGATAGAATGCAGTTGTGGGGTGGTGCAGAGGGTGATTTCAGTGGGACCAAGACCCCACCTGGGGGTGTTGGTTTGGATGATGAACTCATGGCTATGCAGTTGGATGGTGCTATTTCAAGAGGGAGTAATCAGCTTCAAACCCTCAGAGCACCCACCAAATCAAAGAGGCAGGGGGAAATCATTTGCAAAGGACATAAGAATTATGAGCTTATGCTCAATTTGCAGCTGGGAATCAGGTACATACATAGTCACAACATTAGAtccaatttttcaaattttagtgtGGCATCAAgtgtaaaagaaaacaataatattgaatttgtttgacttattGCATAGGCATTCTGTTGGAAGACCAGCTCCCTCAGCATCACTGGATCTAAAGCCTTCAGCTTTTGACCCCAAGGAGAAAGTGTGGACAAGATTTCCCCCAGAAGGTTCTAAATACACTCCACCACACCCAACATCTGAGTTCAAATGGAAGGATTATTGTCCGGTAGTCTTTAGGTAAGCGACTATTTTTAcaaggttaaattatacttaaaatttacgACGAGGTGAATATGTGTTCTTGCAGAACTCTCAGGAAGCTATTCAAGGTGGATGCAGCTGATTACATGATATCTATATGTGGAAATGAGGCTCTTCGTGAACTTTCCTCTCCTGGTAAAAGTGGTAGCTTCTTTTACCTCACCAATGATGATCGTTACATGATAAAAACAATGAAGAAAGCTGAGGCAAAAGTGAGTGTGGTGTATCAtctaacttcaatttttttctagGACCTTCTAACTTATATTTGGCCATGTATGCTTATGATGCAGGCCCTTTTAAGAATGCTTCCAGCTTATTACAATCATTTTCGAGCATTTGAAAATGCTCTCGTCACAAAATTTTATGGTCTGCATTGTGTTAAGTTAACAGGAACAGCTCAGAAGAAGGTATAAATGCTTCTCTTGGATTACACATAGGAAAATATGATACATTTATGTTTGATTATTATGAGaacaattttgttataaattcaagattttttcttaataaagtTATGTCTAgttagaagaaagaaaacaatattgTCTTCTGTCTAGATAGAGATAAAGTGTGTTGATATTTTCCTTTCACGCAtcatagaaaaagaaatggacaAAATTTTATGGTGTGCATTGTGTTAAGTTAAAAGGAGCAACTCAGAAGAAGGTATAAGTGCTTATTGGATTGATTATACatagaaaattatgaaaattatgaaCTTGAATAATCTTTATAGTGCGTTTTGGGATTTGCAGGTTCGATTTATCATAATGGGAAATCTTTTCTGCTCTGAGTATACCATCCATAGACGCTTTGATTTAAAGGGTTCATCACTTGGGCGAATAACAATTAAGCCTGAGTCTGAGATTAGTGAAACAACCATCCTCAAAGATCTTGATCTAAATTTCATATTTCGACTACAGAAATCTTGGTTTCAAGAATTTTGCAGGTGATGAAAGGTTTTGGCACATTAATTGTGTTGGATCTGAGATGTTGTGTCTGTCTACCTTGTTAAAGTTGAATTCTTTTCTAATACATCAACAGAAAAAAATAAGCACAGAaactatatatatttgttatctcAGGCAAATTGATAGGGACTGTGAGCTTCTGGAACAGGAGGGAATTATGGACTACAGTCTTTTGGTTGGTATTCATTTCAAAGATATATCAGAAAATGGGGAAATTATTTCTTCAGAATCTCACACTCCTGCTGGTACTGCTGCACCTAAACTCCTTCTTTACATACCTACACAACATTATTTAAagacttaaatatgttttttgtctcttaacttttagtaaaaattaaaatttgtttttctatgaaactttggattaatttagtctctcatatttaattattaatacgttaatttaatcattttaaccaaattttgtaaattttatttaacgtttcaaacgtgtttcatgataacatttgacatatttttactttaatattaactGAAAAAGATGTAAACAAATCAAATGCTATTATAAAAcgcatttgaaatgtcaaaaaaacttaacaaaatttgattaaaagaactaaatatacatatttctcaaattagaggactaaattggatcaaaactttaaaaatgaactaTTTCAATTTTCTCTAAAAATGAACTATTTCTAAATTGGACTacaaagatatttaattttttttcaaaattgaaaaatgaaaaaattgtttaacttGTGTGTTGTTCCAGATTCAGAATGTGAAGGAACTCCATGTACTTCTAGAGCAGACATGGATCTACTTCTCCTAGATCCCACCAGGTCACAtatcttttcaaatttttcttttcttttatcgaTAAATGTTACTTGCTAGTATTTTGTTACTAGGAGAGTTAAATTCACAACCTCTCCCACTCTTTCTTTTAAATCTACCAAACCAatcttattttttcaaattgttagTAGGATCGAATCCACGATTTTTcccttcctttttcttttaattttttcaaaatttgaatgcTTAAGTTGTAATGTGATTCATGTTGTTGGGTAATACATGTTGTAATTTATGTTTCAGATGGGCAAGTATCAAATTGGGTGTGAACATGCCAGCAAGGGTTGAAAGAACAGTGAGAAGAAATGATTGTGAATTACAACTCGTAGGAGATCCAATAGGAGAGTTCTACGAAgtggttttgttttttggtaTCATAGACATACTTCAAGATTATGATATTAGCAAGAAGCTTGAACATGCCTACAAGTCCATTCACTATGATCCAACCTCAATATCAGCCGTTGATCCCAGACAATATTCAAGGCGTTTTCGTGATTTCATATTCAGAATATTTTCTGAAGACTCTTGAAACCCAATATTCTATTCAGAATATCATACCTGCTACTCTCTGCCATCTCACTTTTCTacaatccatttttttcttttgtatttcttAATTAGCTTATTCTTATGTATAGTGAGCAACTTAATTAGTAATGGTTAAAGCAAGAACATCATGTGATTCTACAAACTTGctagaatataattattcttcCCAGAAGGGAGAAGAGATCACAGGTACTTCATACATTTAATATCAGATCAAGATGTATATTATTGTATAGCAAATGGAAGAGTAGTGTACATGTTCAATCTTTTTACTTTCTTTCATTAATTTCCCTGCTACTTTGTGGAATCACATTCAATAAGTGAAGCCTCAATTTAATTActctttcacaaattttatctCTTCATGCACTAGAACTACTTATGTTAATCATAGTCTACAAAACTAATATTATGTAAGCTAATTTCCTTTACATTGCAACTTGAATTGATCAATGCATAGAGATTCTTTCTGTTCATTCAGATTCTAATATGTTTCACTAATTACAATCATAAATACATAAATCCCACAATATCTTATCAAGATAGAGAAATAGAAAAGGAGTAAAAGTGTGTAATTaggaaaaaataataactcCTGTTTTGAAATCACTGAAATTAAAATCACCAAAGGAGcacaataatttttctttaaataaaacaaaaaagagggCACAAAATTCAAAAGCTTCATATACAACTTCTTTCTATACGTTTTGGCATCATTCGATTTATTTCTGAAACATATCAGTGttgaatatcattttttttttcatttctccgTGACATTGAAAGCAAGAATTGAAAAAAGTGGATGAACATTAGAAAACCATAGAAGAAAAAACGACAACCTAAAATTTAGCAACCCATGACTTTGTTGGCTTTAGCAACATGAGCCTTGTCAACCACAACCCCATCATTCCCCGCAAGTGCCCTGTACTTGTCCTTCCTCGTAAACCCAGTGCACTCATACGACAATGTCGATGCAATCACCCTCTGTATGTAATTCGCAACATCATGGCTGGACTTGTTCCCTGCGCCACAAGTCAAGTCTTTGGGCAATTTGTTCAAGAACGTGACTTCGTAAGCGGGACTAGGGTTCATGAAGAAGTAAAACGGGTCCATGCCCTTCCACCCTCTTGCCGTTGTGCCGTGGAACATGCTCATGCGGTTCACCATGGCCACGGGGACGAGCTCGTCGGTGAGTTCGGCGAACAGGGCGGAGAATCGGAGGAGGAAGGGCTCTCTGCAGGTTGTGCCTTCCGGGCAGATTGCTAGGTCACCCTCTTGGAGGAGCTTTTTTATCATGGCGGCGTCGGTGGCGCGGTCGCGGCTGAGACGGACGGTCTTGATGGGGGAGATTATCTCGGAGAGGCGGGAGACGGAGTAGGTGACGGCGGGGATGGGGCGGCCGAGGGCGGCGGAGAGGAAGATGGGGTCGAGGAGGGTACGGTGGGAGCAGATAAAGAGAACCCCGGAAgtgttagggttagggtttgatTTTGTGAGTTGTGGGGGTGGGGTGCCCTTGATAAGGACACGGACTCCTAGGGCCCAGAAGGCATAGTAGACCATGTGCATAGGTAGAAGGGAACCTGCAGCGATTCGGAGACATGCTAAGGGGAACCCTATGGGGATCCAGAGAATGGTGAGAAGTGCAATGAGAGGTGTTGGTTTCTGCACCAGTCTTCCATCGTGGAAGATTATGGGCTTCGGAAGCTTGTCTGTAGAAACTGATTTCACGTCACTTTTGGGTGGGACTATGTAACCCTCCTGCATGCATGCAAGCCAAATAGTTTCTTTTTAATGCATCAAAACTTGAATTGAATTCAACACTTTTACATAAGTGGGGGCAAATTTGCCAGCAGTAAAAGGGAtaagtaatgaaaataattacttGTTATGGACCAAGTTTTGTGGACTCtatatgacttttaaaataaaatttattagcaTTTCACACAACttctatttgaatttattaaaaagtaaagtcAAAAAGAGTCGTGACGAACTCAATGTTACTATCTATACTAAAGTCGTGGAAATAAGTTATAACTTTCAGTTGAATTAGTCAAATTAGAAGTTAAGAGGAATTTGACAACTTTTGCAGATTTTGCaattaatttatgggttaaatatatttttgatcttttaaaaaaattaaaattattctctctttaaaattttaactcaatttagtatcttaattattttaaaaatgtttgaatttaatccctttaatccaattttattaaatttatttgttgtttCAAACTTGTTTAATAGTATTtttgagttaatattgaaaTGAACTTTTTTtgaacagtataaacaactcaatactatcatgaaacatgtttgaaacatcaattaaattttacaaaatttgattaaaattattaaatttatacattttttaaattaaattaattcgaAATTTTTGAcatgaactaattttaattttaagtaaaaattatgagacaaaaaaacatattaatccTAATTTATTGCAAACAAATTTGTCCcacttattttaaaagaaattccCATTTGAACATAGATCCTTGGACAACTTGTGAGATGTCGAGAAAGAAGATGTTACCTTGCACAAAGCCATGAAGGGAGCATCAGTTTGTCTATCACCGAGTCCAACGTGTGGTGTTTCATCTCCGAAAGTGTTGAGGAGAGCCTCAGCTTTCTTGTTGCCGACAAGTATCCCAGGGCTGCACACCAACCCAGTTGCTCTTCCCTTGAAAGTTCCGATCTCAGTGCCCAAAACCACGTCTGCACCTAAAAACTCCTTCAAGAAAGGTTCCACCATCACTCTCGGATTCGCCGTCAGCACGCACCGCTTCCCGCACGACGAGAACACCCGCCACGTCTCCGGGTGAACGTCCTCCGCGTAGAACTTCGGAAGCACCGCTCGCGCCACTGATTCTATGCTCGACACCTTCATCCCCGCCATTGCAGCAAATATCAGAACCTGAAATCCCACAAATATCACCgtcttttcttcaaaattttctcATATACTTTTGAGCAAATTCATCCGCaaaatacaacaataataaaataaaatccagttaaactatgaaaaataaatttaagtcttgttcaattttacaaaactgatttattaaatgagttttgcgatttttttttttattgaaagggTTCTTTTGAATTCGTAATTATAAATTAGGGTCACTTAAATTTTGTTGTGTAgaatatgatgaattgtttttGTAAAAGTGAAGTCGCCATGATTATTTCGGTATTAAAGTTGTTAGGACTATGACGACttcaattctattttttttgttaaatatagaAACTAATAGAAGGCTGACGACTTTccttttcatgaaaaaaaaattaaactgatCACACTCGTTACGACTCCACTTTGAACATAAGTTCTGGCGACTTCATcctgattaaaaaaaaaatttaactaatcttattttataattatcgaTTCAAAATAATTCTGTTTTACCAAAAATTTAAGTTTTGccctcatttatatatatatatatatatatatatatatacttatttatttattataaattactcttatttttaatagtgaaaggaagaagatgagaaCCTGAATACCGGCGGATTCAGATATGAAGTAGTAGAGAAGGGCAGCAATGGGAGAAGCCAAGACAAAGAACAACAGGCGAAGGAGGCCACCAGCTTCAAAGGCCACAAGAGCAAAATAAGGGAAAGAGCTTCGACCTATGAGTAAGGTTCCATCCATGTCTGCAACCACAGTGTCTTTTTCCCTACCAATGGAGGAGCACTTACTCACACTAGGGAACGTTGAAAAAGCCATATTTTTCTAATTGGTTTGGTTGcatgattttttgttttgtggGTGCATATATATGTAGATTTGGTCTCACACACATAGTTAGGGGGTATGTGAGACAAGTTTTGGTTTGGTATGAATGACTATGTGAACGATGACAATGGTGGCTCCGAGATTTCCAAAAGCGATTGAAATTGATTGATGTAAAAGGTGCGATACAAACGAGGGTTTGCGATTCTTGTTTTTGGAAAGGTAAGAGAATGTGGtaaagtaagtttttttttgtgcttGGTTTGCTCCGTCACGTTTTGTCTTCCATCTTCACTTCTCATTGCAATTCACATAGCTTATtcgaatatttgttttcatttcaaGAGCTTCTTTGAGTGGATCTGAGTACTCAAAGGCCTACAAAATTCCCACTTttcttgaaaactaaaatatataaattatttatgagaGAGATGGTTGCTATCATCATGCTCGTCAAAAAATGAGTTTTGGTTATTTTATGCATCGATTATTTGAATCATATAGTTATGAAATGGTTAATTTTTAATCAACGATTGTTACTATATGCGATTTTTTATAGGTAAAAAATTTCTTTGACTTGAGCTAAATTCTCTTTGCTTATTTTGGGATTTGGCTTCAAGTGTATAGATGTAGAACACTAATGGAATAATACCCTTTTATTAATAGTCACTATTCTATTCTcatatccattttttttctttcaaacttTGCTTGTTTTAGAATttcaatgtatttatttatgaaacttTAATTAACATTGATGTTTCCAAGCTACTTTACTTCACGGCAGAGGATTAGTGTCGTATTGAAATTCTTCattgagaaaagagaaaattattcttcacaataatagatttaaaaaatatacaaaattcaaGATAAATCTAATGttactaattaaattaattactttcatTAATTCAATAATGAATTACACA is a window from the Vigna unguiculata cultivar IT97K-499-35 chromosome 7, ASM411807v1, whole genome shotgun sequence genome containing:
- the LOC114190847 gene encoding glycerol-3-phosphate 2-O-acyltransferase 6-like → MAFSTFPSVSKCSSIGREKDTVVADMDGTLLIGRSSFPYFALVAFEAGGLLRLLFFVLASPIAALLYYFISESAGIQVLIFAAMAGMKVSSIESVARAVLPKFYAEDVHPETWRVFSSCGKRCVLTANPRVMVEPFLKEFLGADVVLGTEIGTFKGRATGLVCSPGILVGNKKAEALLNTFGDETPHVGLGDRQTDAPFMALCKEGYIVPPKSDVKSVSTDKLPKPIIFHDGRLVQKPTPLIALLTILWIPIGFPLACLRIAAGSLLPMHMVYYAFWALGVRVLIKGTPPPQLTKSNPNPNTSGVLFICSHRTLLDPIFLSAALGRPIPAVTYSVSRLSEIISPIKTVRLSRDRATDAAMIKKLLQEGDLAICPEGTTCREPFLLRFSALFAELTDELVPVAMVNRMSMFHGTTARGWKGMDPFYFFMNPSPAYEVTFLNKLPKDLTCGAGNKSSHDVANYIQRVIASTLSYECTGFTRKDKYRALAGNDGVVVDKAHVAKANKVMGC
- the LOC114190846 gene encoding phosphatidylinositol 4-phosphate 5-kinase 4-like isoform X1; translated protein: MIGRDSSVMKAWEATVRKTQAVAKKRANSIFGSTYMAHAEDEDQGNKDGGNGREGHELYHAEKVLSNGDYYKGDWADNFPHGKGKYVWSDGCVYVGEWFRGKTNGKGRFSWPNGPHYEGEFKNGYMDGTGTYTGSNGDVYKGQWVMNLKHGNGVKKFVNGDTYEGEWRRGMQEGQGRYEWGDGRYYIGEWKNGNICGKGSFCWGEDGNRYDGCWEDGLPKGNGRYIWSDGSFYVGNWSKDPRDQSGAFYPAGSLEEGSLEWDPQEVFEELGKCEICPGEKVSVLPSQKRLAVWRSSKGGCDGGKPRRMSIDGRVSVGVEKPSDRMQLWGGAEGDFSGTKTPPGGVGLDDELMAMQLDGAISRGSNQLQTLRAPTKSKRQGEIICKGHKNYELMLNLQLGIRHSVGRPAPSASLDLKPSAFDPKEKVWTRFPPEGSKYTPPHPTSEFKWKDYCPVVFRTLRKLFKVDAADYMISICGNEALRELSSPGKSGSFFYLTNDDRYMIKTMKKAEAKALLRMLPAYYNHFRAFENALVTKFYGLHCVKLTGTAQKKVRFIIMGNLFCSEYTIHRRFDLKGSSLGRITIKPESEISETTILKDLDLNFIFRLQKSWFQEFCRQIDRDCELLEQEGIMDYSLLVGIHFKDISENGEIISSESHTPADSECEGTPCTSRADMDLLLLDPTRWASIKLGVNMPARVERTVRRNDCELQLVGDPIGEFYEVVLFFGIIDILQDYDISKKLEHAYKSIHYDPTSISAVDPRQYSRRFRDFIFRIFSEDS
- the LOC114190846 gene encoding phosphatidylinositol 4-phosphate 5-kinase 4-like isoform X2, whose product is MIGRDSSVMKAWEATVRKTQAVAKKRANSIFGSTYMAHAEDEDQGNKDGGNGREGHELYHAEKVLSNGDYYKGDWADNFPHGKGKYVWSDGCVYVGEWFRGKTNGKGRFSWPNGPHYEGEFKNGYMDGTGTYTGSNGDVYKGQWVMNLKHGNGVKKFVNGDTYEGEWRRGMQEGQGRYEWGDGRYYIGEWKNGNICGKGSFCWGEDGNRYDGCWEDGLPKGNGRYIWSDGSFYVGNWSKDPRDQSGAFYPAGSLEEGSLEWDPQEVFEELGKCEICPGEKVSVLPSQKRLAVWRSSKGGCDGGKPRRMSIDGRVSVGVEKPSDRMQLWGGAEGDFSGTKTPPGGVGLDDELMAMQLDGAISRGSNQLQTLRAPTKSKRQGEIICKGHKNYELMLNLQLGIRHSVGRPAPSASLDLKPSAFDPKEKVWTRFPPEGSKYTPPHPTSEFKWKDYCPVVFRTLRKLFKVDAADYMISICGNEALRELSSPGKSGSFFYLTNDDRYMIKTMKKAEAKALLRMLPAYYNHFRAFENALVTKFYGLHCVKLTGTAQKKVRFIIMGNLFCSEYTIHRRFDLKGSSLGRITIKPESEISETTILKDLDLNFIFRLQKSWFQEFCRQIDRDCELLEQEGIMDYSLLVGIHFKDISENGEIISSESHTPAGTPCTSRADMDLLLLDPTRWASIKLGVNMPARVERTVRRNDCELQLVGDPIGEFYEVVLFFGIIDILQDYDISKKLEHAYKSIHYDPTSISAVDPRQYSRRFRDFIFRIFSEDS